GATATAAGCATCCATGTCATGATCCACATAAGCAGTCTAGATGATGTGGCAATTCATCTATAACGGTTTAGAACCATCACAGGTAATGGGTTTGGGCTGGGCTAACTAGGCCTTGGGCTCAATTGTGACGGTTTGAGATCGTCACGAATTCTGTTAAGCTGTGACGGTTTTGTGAAAATCGTCACGAAGGTTAATCCTTGACGCTCAATAGGTGACGTTCTCTAAAACCGTCACAAATGTTGCATAGTGACAGTTTTTTATGATCCGTGACAGAAATTTTTCGTCATGGATTAGCAGAATTCTTGTAGTGTATAACAGCATACCACCTGACCTCCCATGTGGGTCAGTCCAATGCCACACAAAATTCCTCCCTCCACAAATTCTATCCAACTTTGTTTGAGTAAAATCCCTTTTCCCCGTCTCTAAAAGAGCAATGAAGTCTAGCTCCTGCTCTCTAGCAGTGTTACACAGAAATTTAGATTTAGCCAAGTCACGAAGACCACTGCTATTCTAGAAAATTCCCTTCATGTTGTAACAATTTTGTTAATTCTAACCTTCAACTTCCTCGAAGCTCTTTTCCTTGACGACTTAACGCCAGGCTTCCTTTGGACAACTTTAAGATCACCCTTTAGATGATAACTATCTTCGTCAAAAACTTCCTCCATTAATTCCCCGCACAGGTAATCTAATGCTTTTTTCTCAAAAATCTCTGAACTTACTGATTCATTATCTGACAAATCAACCTCTCCCTCCTCAAACTCAGAGAGGGTTCTATCTTTCACTAAATCCCTAGCTAAAAGATTCTGAACATTCAACTCAAAAGAATTTACGCTATTATTACTTATCCCTAGACCCAAAGCCCGCAGGTTATCAATTGCATTTGCTAGAGAAGAAGAGCATGAAAGATCAGTCGATGGGTTACCTGCACTATCCTCCAGGTTCCTTGACTGCACCCTGCGTTCCGCCCACAGCAAGGTGTGCTCAGTCCCAATCCCAGCCAATCTCGGACTTGCCCTAGGTGGTGACTTCAGCACCTCAGGGATAAGCGCGGCCTCCATGAGCTTTGCCTGATCAACAAGTTCATCTCGAGTCTCTGACCTACAGCTCtttgatccctctagttctgtTCCCCACACTGGCTCCCCTCCCAGTAACCCATGGTTCTCATTACCGAGCCCCGAGAACAGCCCCCTCTGCTCCACTTCTGGATTTTCCTCCACCTCCCTCTCAATCTCTCCACCTTCAATCCCTTGGAACCCTCCTGCAGTTTCAGCTACTCCATTGGCAGGCACGTCCTCCTCCAGCATCACATTAGTAGCAGTCTCTTCCAACACATCTTCCACCACTTTGTCAAAAACCTGGTCTGCCTTCCAACGCAGAAAATCCTGGAACTCCTCACTGAGAACATGACCCCTATCAGTTGGTCCTCCCTTCTCAGATTCAGAACCATTCCCTTTCAAACGTTTGTTTTCCCTTTCCTCCATTTGACCATCAGCCAAAAAAGTATCAGGGTCCGCCCCTGATTCCTTTTCTTCTCCCTTTCCTTCGCCATCTCCTTCCCCTTCACCGCCTTCCCAAAAAATATCCACCTCTTCTCCACTCTCATCAAAACCCTTCTTCTCTACCTCGAACACCAGATCAAAGTAATGATCCCCGATGACTACATCAAGTGTTCTAGGTATCAGCTTAGGATCCAACACAGCCACTAGAACCCGGCCAAATTCATTCTTCCTAGTAGTCTCCATGTCAACCGATTGCGTCGAACCTAACAGAGACCCTACTACCCACAAAATGAGGAATTCCCGCAACGGTTCCTCAATGCCTGTCACCCTCACCCAGACCTTTGGCAACAAAAAGCCCTTTTCTTTGTCCTGCCATTCTTCAAACTTTAGCCTAATACCCTGAGGTATACCTTCTCCCCTAGCATCCGCCCCTCCATACGCAATTGATCGCTGCAACTCAGCCTTGGAAGGAAATTGAGTAAGGAATTTTCCTTCTCCTAGATCCTTTAGCTCCCAGTTCCATTTGACCGGCACCACCCTCTTTAGCTGTGCAATCAACTGCTCACTTGATAGGATCCCTCCCTCCACTGACACCTGAGCCTTCTTCGAGTCCTTCAACCTAGGAAGCGGTGGATGGGGGATGTGGTAAAACCCCAGTCCCATCATAGCATAGCCTGCTGCGTGTGCCACTGGCCTTGGTGCCTTGAGCAAATGGCACTTGTGATTCATATGATCATGTGAGTTGCATATCACACAATACACCACAGCCGAGCAGCTTGCAGCAAGGTGACCCTTCTTTGAACACCTGGAGCACCGGCCTCCCATCCTTGCTGCCTCCCCCACCCCCCTCCTGACACCCACTGTGTTCCTTAGCTGCATCCGGATCACTGCCCAGCTCGGGCCCCGTGACCAAGCCAGCCCCAGCACCAGCGCCCAGGACTGACTGAGAAAATTCTCCTGCCCTGTCGCTACTGCCTTTTACTTGCGACGCAGCACCTCACCTGTCCTCCTACCAAACCCACCTGCTCGGCACAGGATTTAGCTGTCCTCCTCTTCCTGCCCCAGGGTGTGGGATCTGGCCTTCACGTCCCCTCCCGAATCCGCCATGTCTTCCAGGTCGTGTACCCCTGAAAAAGTCACGATTTACACTACCTCTTCGTGCCCAGTCATCTCTTCCGCCCCAGCCGCGCGCCCCACTTAGCACCCCCTGGTCTCAGCGATAGGATCCTGCCGGGCCAGACTCCCTATCCTCTCTTCAACGACCGCCCTGGTTCCCGACCACCATCTTCAGCGGCTCAGCCCTCCGCTCAACTTTACTCCCTCTACCCATAGCCTCCGAGTAAGAAAGACTTTGGGGACGAGATGGAAACCCCTGTCGAGCGCAAGCCGCGGCCCTCAAAACCTCTTTTCCCTCCCTCAGACGCCTCGGCATCCCCCGAGCCATAAACAGGCCTCGTAACCCCCGTGTTGCCTTAAATGTCGGGTGAGATCCCACTTTTACTTCCATGTCAGGATCGATCCTTTCCAGCCCAACACCCCTTGGAAGTCGCGACCAAAACGTGCCGCGCGCCGAACCAGAACTTAATTGCCCACTTTCTCTTTTTTCTGAATCAAAATCAATATGGCGGCTCACCTGGGAACACAAATCGCTCAAAGATTTGGCTGTCCCATTTGAATTGGAATGCCTTAGATCTTTTACCATTATATGTCCCAGTTGCCTGCTATGTGGGGGGTGTGACTTAGGCAGCGGACCCTTCCATGGCTTCCCGGTACCTTTGAAGTGTATGTCAGCCACTGCCTCTGCGATTTTTGAAGCCAATGGCCGGCGGTGACTAATATGCCCTGCCCCTCTATCCATTGACGCAAACTGAGGAGACCGGAAATTCTCCCTTAACAGAGACTCAGCTctgataatttcatccaccgAGACGCCGGCCCGAGCTGCATCCCTAACCAGTTTCCTATCAGATCCCCACTCACGTTCCATATGATCTCCATCCAtctggtcatcagcttcatcttCACTCCTATCACTGTTCTCACCATCGAGAACCCAGAACTTAGACCCTCTCCATGACCTAACAGTAACGGCAGATGGTTCCGCTGCCGACAGCTGAATCATATCCACAGGCACGTTTACCGCATTTGGCTCTTCCCGTTCGCCCCAGCTTGGGCGCCAACCATGTTACATGTCCAGTACCACAAATTAAAGGCATTcacagttaggccttgtttagttccgaaaagtaaaaagttttcggtactgtagcaatttcgtttgtttgtgacaatattattcaatcatggactaactagaatcaaaagatttgtcttgtgaTTTGcaactaaactgtataattagtttttgttttcgtctatatttaatgtttcatgcatgtgctacaagattcgatgtgacggggaatcttgaaaacttttttgttttcagggtgaactaaacaaggccttagtattgTCGTCAAGCATTTCAAACAAACTGGATCTATTTCCTGCACATGGATCTCAAAACGCCCAGGCAGCTCAGAATATGAAAATATacctaatatagagaatgcTGTCAGTTGACTTCACCATTATCAAACACAGACACGATATAATGCAAGACAGATACGGTCTGATATTTAGCATTATATATTCTTCATAGGACGCGTACTGCCAATATAATGCAGAGTAGCAGTGATGTAGGGCCAACCACTGCAGCTTAGAGATATTCATATCTCATTCATGCATGCAAAGGAAAGCAACAGCTAGGCTTTGGCATATATAGCTAGGTATCCATGCTTCACTGCCCTGGCTGGATCAGACGCTGAGCCTTCCGAGTGGTCCATGAGCCCTTATGTACCCCCATGGCAGGAACTCGTTGAAGTGACGGAGGAGATCAGGGTGACCTTCTAGAAGCACCTTCACACGCTCAACCACATCAGCAGTACAAATGCTGCGCAATACACAAACAACACGAACAAATTAAAGAATCAGCCTGACGATGCAAGAAACGAAACCCTAGCTAGTCCACCACACAACTAGCAGATACAAGGAACGAAGCCACTGCATGCTGCACTGCATGCAATAGCAGCAGCTGAACATCGATCTGCTGCTCACCCCGAGATCTACGCGTGAAACTGGTGAATATATGGATGGATCGTCACTGACCTCCCGGACATGAACTGGCGCATGGTGGCGACGACCTCATCGTACTTGTCTGGCTGGCCGGCGAGCCCGTGCTTCATGTTCTTCACGAAGCGGAGTCCATCTTGGATTGTCTGCGCTGGCCTCCTATATCGTGCGATGGTGGGAAGAAAACAGACAGATACAAGGGGGAGAGATTTCTTTTTGAACCAGAAACATATGATCCCGATTCACTCGCGGCGGATAATATAAACTAAGACGTCGACcaatgcaaaagccatggaggctgGATGATAGATGCAGGGAGGAAGGTGAAGGAGAAACTACTCACGGATCACGGACTCGGAACTTCATGGACACACCGTGCTGCTCCTTCCTGGAGAGCTTCAGCTTGCCCCTGAAACCCATGTCCTCGGTGGTTTCGCGCATAGCCGCCTACAACGCGCCGGATCTTAAGAAGGACAGTGGGAAAAGCGACGAAGGTCTCACGCGCACAGTCACGCTCTATGTGACACGTCATGGTGACTAAGCAACAAGTTGTATGTCTGGTTGTAACGCACTGGcatatttgtttgtatttaataatgacAAAAAAAACATATTGTAAATTGCAAGCTACATTTTTTATGTGAGAAGTAAAGTTAGGTGGCATATtatataatagtacaaacaactgACAAGCACTTTACAGGCAATAGCCACCTATCTTAGCTGAGTCATTATACAGTCAATAGTTTTTCATGTGAGGTTAATCATTTATTATACCTAGCATTAATATAGCCCTAGGATATATTTCATTAAATTGAAATAGGTTGCTCCAGGCCTAACTAAATCCAATAAAAATAGTTACCTCCCGGTGACTATACAACAAGTTGTATGCTCAGCTATAACATAAACTGCCTTATTTCCAAGTATTTAATAATGATATATGATAGTGCAAATCATAAGCTATATTTTCTATCTAATCTAAATAACAAATTAGTTGGCATATTATATATTAGTACAACTAATAGAAAGATATACTTATTAAGAGCCGCTTATTCCTCGAACCATTACACGCAATAGCCACCCATCTTAGTTGTCTATACAATGAATTTCCCATGTGGGTCTAATTCTTTATCATATCtagcatttaattatttatttgatTTAATTCAGAGCCTATTTGGTTCCACTGGCCTAAAAATTAGTGCTTCACTTTTAACCTACTTTTAGACTTTGTGGAAGCAAACAGGTGGGCTAAAAGGGGAGGGCTAATTTTTAGCCCTCATTAGTCCATTAGCCCCTCCAAGGTGAGTTAAATAGGGCTAAAAGTGCCTTTGGAGTGGGTAAAAGGCGTGTCACACCACCACGCGTACCCACCCACCCCCGCCGCTCTCGTCCAACCATGCCCGCTGCTCCTAAACCCTATCCCCTTACCCacacccaccaccaccactcccGTTAGCTCCCTTCCTCTCTATGCTCAAGCACAGCTCGCCACCACAAGTTCCAGTTCAACCCTCCCCACTGCCAGATCCAGGTCCGCATGGTGCAGATGGATAGCTACGGTGGTGATGGCACCAGGGATTTCTTCTCCCAGATGGATCCATTCTCCCTTGCCATCCACTACGACATCTTCTCCATGGCAGGAGACTCCTTTCTGGGTTCGAGCGGCATGGATCGGAGGCACTCAACCTGAACTCACAGGCAGAAGACTTCCCCATCTCACTCATGGCGTATGAGGGCTTCCTGCAGGCCAGGGCAGGAAATGGAGGCAGTGTCGAAAGCATGGGCCTCCCTCCCCTTCATGCCCGCAGCAGCAAAGAAGGTGGCAGTCAAACCCTCGGCTTATGCATGCCTTGCAATGGTGGAGGAGGATGCGCCAAGGGCAGCCATGATGGAGGGCGCGCCATGTCGTTGCCCTCTCGGTGGTGGGTGTGGCAGATCCTTGGCATCGTGTGCCACCGGCGGTGGAGGACTGGTAGATCTATGTCCCCGGGGCCTGCTGGCCAAGGAAGGCATGGCACAGGTCATGTTGGTCATCGAGTAGTGACGAGTGCTACTGCTCAAGATGCTGCGGGAGCAGACAACTTCAACCTCAATGCCGGTGATGTTAGTGAAGACAATTTTGTTGGTGATGTTCTGATTATTAAAGCATCAAAGAACAATATGCGGATGATATGATCTTTTGTGTACACAAAATAGTATAGAAATGGGTAGAATCTAAAATTAATGTATCATTATGAGATGCCTTTAGCCTCAAGACAATTTTCTCTAATAGTGAAATTTTCATGACAATTGAGACGAATATAGTTTGGAATATAAAGTTAAAGTTTGTTGATGTATTTAACCATGAATCTCGAGATTTTCCAATTAAATGCTTTGGTGTCCACATAGGGCCAAGCAAGTTATGTGCATTGGATCCCTATGTCCCAACCCTAAAATTATGAGACTAATTGTTTCTATACCAGCAAAGTCATATATACACAACACAAAGGAATCATATTCCCAAATTGTGATATCTTCAAAATAGATTTTTTCGTCTAGTCACCTGCTTCTTATGTTTGTTACTAACAGATTGGATATGTGTTTACCATATGTTACCTACTTGTGTTTGTTCCTATAAGATTGCATGTGAACACTCTTTTCGCAAGTGTGGGCAGTACCAAAAAGAAGTTTCATCTGGTTACAAACTGCCATGGAGAAGAAAGACTGTACACATTAATGAACATGTATATGGAAGGTCGACAAAGGGTCCGGAGAGCCCAACCCATCTTTTAGAAGTCCGATATGCCAAGGCCACCCAGATCAGGGGTGCGGCAAGTCATGATCCTACAAGACAGTGCCCCTCTTAATTTCCTTGCTCTCCATATGAATAACCTTTGAATTTTGTCAATCTTCTTGATCGCCTATGGGGAAAGTCTAGATTTGAAAGTGCTCTAAAATTAACATATATTTTGTTAGTTTCACCAATGATTATCTTTTGGAACTAGTGGCCGAAATTTTTGCTTGTGTCTTGACATAATAAATAATTTAATGGACGACCAGCTTCCCTCCACAAGTTGTCCAATAGTAGTGTAAACTAATCATGGAAGTTATTTAGGAGAGCCCTAATAACCACCATAAGAATATGACTTCAACCCGTATAAAAATTCCTAATTCCACATTCCTAAACAGTTCAGTATTAGCAATCCTGCCAGAGCATTTGCATTTGCTCCTCAACATTCATTATACCGCTAAAAATTTGCATACATAAAATTTCTCTCATGGTATCTCTCCCATTTCAGTATATCTTGCCACAGTAGATACAGAGATCCACTTTCACCCATTTTGTTGAACATAGTGGTAGATATGTTGGCAATCATCCTGAATATAACAAAAGAGGAAGAATATCAAGTGAAGTACAATAGTCACAGCTCTTAAGGTTGGTTCATCCAACTTTTGTTGCTTTAGTATACCAATGCATTTAAGGAAAATTAACAATGAAATTGAAAAAAGTAACTGAGGATAGAATTGAAAAATGTTTGAGTGGCCCCAAGGGAAAAAAGTTATGTTATGAGGCTATTACTCATAAATTTAATATATCAAGTTTAtctatcttcatgcttttattTTTGAAATCCGAAGAGGTGTCCATAAGAAAATATATTATCTCAGATCAACATTCTTTTGGCAAAATGGCCaacataataaaaaatatacatTAGCTAGATGGAACATTTTATGCCAGCAAAATATGAGAAACGAATGAGAATTCATAACTTTCAGCATACAAAACAAACATCTGTtaagcaaaaggcttttcagcCTTTATACAATGCAGATACATGGTCTTGGAGCACGTCCCCCGCCACCACATGATCGTTGCTCGATCTGGTTCTTCCGCCATGCCGAGCGACATGCACGATGACCATGCAGTGGTGGTGACCATGCACACCAACTCACGTGGCCACGTCCCGGACTGGGCACATCTCCGCCCAGGCACGTGGTTCTACGCGTCTAATCCAAACATGCTAATGCAGTACACGATCAGGATTGCAACAATGGGAAAACGAAAATGTAAATATGCTAACAAATCACCCCCTTAATCCTGATCTAACTTA
This window of the Sorghum bicolor cultivar BTx623 chromosome 7, Sorghum_bicolor_NCBIv3, whole genome shotgun sequence genome carries:
- the LOC110437339 gene encoding paired amphipathic helix protein Sin3-like 6 gives rise to the protein MGFRGKLKLSRKEQHGVSMKFRVRDPRPAQTIQDGLRFVKNMKHGLAGQPDKYDEVVATMRQFMSGSICTADVVERVKVLLEGHPDLLRHFNEFLPWGYIRAHGPLGRLSV